Below is a genomic region from Syntrophales bacterium.
CTTTTACAACGTCCCGATATCTTGCAGGCGGAAAACAGGCTCCAGGCGGCCAACGCCAATATCGGGGCGGCGCGGGCGGACTTTTTCCCCAGGATAACGCTTACAACCGGCGTGGGAACAATCAGCAGCGAACTCTCTGGTCTTTTCAAGTCGGGGTCGGGAACGTGGGCCTTCGCCCCGCGGATTGATCTGCCGATCTTCGATTTCGGCAGGAGAAAAAATAATCTGGACGCGGCGCTTGCCGAAACAAAGATCGCCACCGCCCAATACGAAAAGGCCATCCAAACGGCCTTCCGGGAGGTCTCCGACTCACTCGCCGTCCTGGGAACCGCCGATAATCAGGTTAAGGCTCAGGAATCATTGATCAAAGCCTCTCAGCAGACTTACCGCCTCGCCGAGTTGCGCTATCAAAAAGGGGTGGACAACTACCTGCCGACGCTCGACGCGCAGCGTTCCCTGTACGCTGCTGAAAGCGGCCTGATCAGTTTGCGACTGGCCCGCGTCAACGCGCTGGTTTCACTCTACAAGGCGCTGGGCGGCGGGATGGAGTAAGGAAAATCTATTCGTAGATCTTTTCGTCCTCGGCGAAGGCCTCGGCAGCATCCGCCTCGTAATCGCGCCTCTGCGAGTTTTTCCTGTTTATTTCCGTTTCTTTGTACCATTCGTGGGCGACAATCATCGACATGACCTCGCTTGTGCCGGTCCAGATCGTTGCCAGCCGGATATCGCGGAAAATCCGCTCCACCGGAAAGACATTCGTATAGCCAATCCCCCCGAGAACCTGCAGCGAGTTATGAGCCGCCTTCTGACACGATTCGGTAATGAATCGCTTGGATTCGGAGATCAGGCGCCTCGCCTTGTCGGTCGGTACGCCGGCGTCTATCGCCCGGCAGGTGGCATAGCCCAGCGAACGCGCAGCATCGAGCAGCATCGCCGCCTCCGCGATCTGGAAACTGACCCCCTGAAACGAGTTCAAGGTTTGGCCGAACGCCTTGCGCCTCGTCGTGTAGTGGGTCGCAATATCGAGGGCCACCCGGGCGGAGCCGATCGTCATGATCGCCGTTCCGAGACGCTCCGGGATCATCATCGTATTGAAGATGTCGTAGCCGCCGTTCACGCGTCCCACGACATTTTCCTTCGGCACCCGGACGTCCGTAAATACTACCCGGGCAGTTCCCCCGCCGCGACTTCCCATCAGGCTGTAAAGATATTTCGTTTCGACGCCGGGACCGCGCTCCACGATAAAGGCGGTGATGGAGGCCTGCGGTTTTGTCGCCGGATCAAAATTTGTCTTGGCGTACAGCAGAAAATAGTCGGCCCCTTCTCCGCCGACAATGAAGCGCTTCTGACCGTTCAGCAGGAAATAATCACCCTGATCCTCAGCCTTTGAAACAGCCCCGAAAAAATCTGATCCGCCCCTTGGTTCAGTCAAACCCTCCGCCGCAAAAATTTCCCCTTTCAGCAGGGGTCTGACGTATTTCTCCTTCTGTTCATCGGTTCCGTGCTGGATAAGCGCGTCGCAGACAAGCTCCGCTCCGACTCCAAAAACGCACGCAAGTTCATAGCTTAAGGTTCCGATCTCCTCGAGAACCATCCCGGTCGTCACCCAGTCCATCCCGCGCCCGCCCCACTGCTTGGGATAGCGGCAGCCCAGCAGGTTGCGGCGTCCCGCCTCCTGGAGAAATTCCTTCGGAAATTTTATTTCATCCTTGTCCATGGCAAGGATAAGCTCACGGGGAACCCATTGGACGAAGTCCCGCACCTCCTCCCGGAATTTGAGCTGCTCGTTGGTCAGCAAAAAATCAAACATCCAACCCTCCGAAAACAAAAACCCTTGAAAACTTAAACTGTTTGTATGAAAATCCCCCCATCCCCCCTTTGCCAAAGGGGGGCAAGGGGGGATTTTCATCCTTCGTTGTGCACAACCCGGGCATGGGGGTTTGTAACTACTCAATGGGAACAGTGAAATTCAAACTCTCACAGCTCTGCTATTTTTTCCAGGTGGCCAGTTCGTTGGCAGTCCAGTCCTGCAGCAGAATGGCTTTTGCGCCCGGGCCGCACTTCTGAATCTGGATCGAATCGGTGCCCTGATGGCGGTTTTTGTTCCAGGTTATCTTGCCGCCCATTCCTTTCCAGTCCTTGAAAGTATTCAGCTTTTCAATGACCTTCTCCGTGCTCAGATTCGGTCCGGCAAGCCTGAGCGCCTCGACGAGCGACTCGGCGAACTGAATACCCGCCATGAAGAAAACGCCCCATCGCTCCTGGGGGGCCAGTCTCTGCGCCGCCTTCTGATACTTGACGACCAGGGGATCGGTGGAGTCGGGTGGCGGAACAAAGGCGCCGGTTATCACCCCTTCCCAGAGGCCGCCGGTTATCTTGTTCATGAGCGGATAGTCGGAAAGCCCGTTACTGGAGACCCACTGGGTTTTGAAGCCGACATTCGCGCTCGTCTTCATCGCAATCACCCCGAGGGTCGGGCTGACCCACATCATGACTGCCTCAACGCCGGAATTCTTGAATCTCAGTATCTGGGACGCGAGATCCTTGTCAGTCGGTTCAACCGGGATCGCCTCCGTCAATTTCATTTTGTAGGAATCAAGCCGCTGCACGCAGCCGGCCAGGCCGCTCTTGCCGTAAGAGTCGTTCTGATAGAGGATGCCGATCTTTTTGAATCCCATTTTTTCCACGAGATATTTTGTCAGAATGCTCGCCTCGTCCTGAAAAAGCGGATATGAATAATAGCGATAGGGATTCATGACCGGATCGATATCCCCTTTCGCATCGGTATTGACCCCGGCGGAACCGGGGGTAACCCAAAGGATCTTGTTTTCCGCCAGAAAGCCCTTGACGGCGTTTCCTCCCGCGCTGGAAACCCCGCCGGTAAAGGCAAAAATCCCCTCGCGCTCCACCAGTTCCTTGACAATCGCCGCGGTCTGGGCGGGGTTGTATTGGTCATCCCTCATAAAATATTTGATTTTTCTGCCGTTGATGCCGCCTTCCTCGTTGACGATCTGAAAAAGCAGACCGGAGCCCCGGGCAACCGCTCCCCACGGCGCCGCCGGGCCTGTTTGCGGGCCGAACTGGGCGATCCTGATCTCCTTGTCGTCAAAACCGGGTTGGGCGGCCAAGATATTTGTCGCGGCAAATAAAAAAATGACTGAAATGGTCAACAACATGGTGAATGTAATTTTACTTTGTTTCATAGAACCCTCCTTATTAAAAGAATTTGTAACTACTCATTCATCCCTCTTTGCGACGGCACGCCGCCATGAGGGTTTCATAGCCCTGTTTCCACGTCCTGAAGGGCCAGTTCCTGATAAGCGTGAAAAAAGTCGGCGCAGAAATGGTCCCAGCGCCGCCACAGCGCAATTGTTTCAGCGTTTATCTCGGCTGAATCGGGATAACCGAGCAGTTCAACGGCATCCCCCGCCAGTTTTTCGACGACATCTTCGCTCCCTCCCCCGAGAATGTTTCGAACGAATTCCGCCGGATCGTACCACTCCCTGACCCTCTTGAGGTCCCGATATATCTGCGTCAAAAGAACGTTGCGCGGGCCTTCCCAGAGCTCATTCACAGCGGAATCGCGGTAAAGGCGGGGCAGCGCCGAAAAATCCTCGATGACGCCGTGACCGCCGAAAACGGACATTGCCTCGTGGAGCGCCTCGGTACAATCCCAGGCGGCGGTAATTTTCTGCAGCATGATCAGCTCCCGGACGGCAAAACGTTTCTTTTTAATGACTTCCGGTTCGTCGGTTGCAATCCCTGGTTTTAACCCGTCTTCCAGCGATAAAAAATCACTATAGAGTTTGAAGGCGGCGGCAGTTGTCCGCCGGGCCGCATTCTCCAGCCTGCCAATATTTTCCGCCTGGAGGGCAAAGTTCCCGATTGCCGTCCCGAAAGCTTCGCGCAATTCCGCGTATTTCTTCGCCTCCCGTACGGCTCTCGTCATATAGGCAGCGGCGGCTAAACCTACTGTAAGTCTTGAATAAGTAAGAACAATTCCAACGACATTGGCTACTCCCCTGTCGAGCGGTCCCACCGGATAGGCGAC
It encodes:
- a CDS encoding ABC transporter substrate-binding protein, with product MKQSKITFTMLLTISVIFLFAATNILAAQPGFDDKEIRIAQFGPQTGPAAPWGAVARGSGLLFQIVNEEGGINGRKIKYFMRDDQYNPAQTAAIVKELVEREGIFAFTGGVSSAGGNAVKGFLAENKILWVTPGSAGVNTDAKGDIDPVMNPYRYYSYPLFQDEASILTKYLVEKMGFKKIGILYQNDSYGKSGLAGCVQRLDSYKMKLTEAIPVEPTDKDLASQILRFKNSGVEAVMMWVSPTLGVIAMKTSANVGFKTQWVSSNGLSDYPLMNKITGGLWEGVITGAFVPPPDSTDPLVVKYQKAAQRLAPQERWGVFFMAGIQFAESLVEALRLAGPNLSTEKVIEKLNTFKDWKGMGGKITWNKNRHQGTDSIQIQKCGPGAKAILLQDWTANELATWKK
- a CDS encoding acyl-CoA/acyl-ACP dehydrogenase translates to MFDFLLTNEQLKFREEVRDFVQWVPRELILAMDKDEIKFPKEFLQEAGRRNLLGCRYPKQWGGRGMDWVTTGMVLEEIGTLSYELACVFGVGAELVCDALIQHGTDEQKEKYVRPLLKGEIFAAEGLTEPRGGSDFFGAVSKAEDQGDYFLLNGQKRFIVGGEGADYFLLYAKTNFDPATKPQASITAFIVERGPGVETKYLYSLMGSRGGGTARVVFTDVRVPKENVVGRVNGGYDIFNTMMIPERLGTAIMTIGSARVALDIATHYTTRRKAFGQTLNSFQGVSFQIAEAAMLLDAARSLGYATCRAIDAGVPTDKARRLISESKRFITESCQKAAHNSLQVLGGIGYTNVFPVERIFRDIRLATIWTGTSEVMSMIVAHEWYKETEINRKNSQRRDYEADAAEAFAEDEKIYE